From Choloepus didactylus isolate mChoDid1 chromosome 23 unlocalized genomic scaffold, mChoDid1.pri SUPER_23_unloc2, whole genome shotgun sequence, a single genomic window includes:
- the LOC119524999 gene encoding uncharacterized protein LOC119524999 has product MAPPASSREPRSELKPPFPSPSPAPALHAGRAGVRGSGWRGLRAHTPLSKSRFPGNRARLPAPCNVEPLPSLGTPSTGLPGPCAWDSAAGAHGIGVTPAAGGALQPRDPRTELGAQGALAGGSGILGTLSALSLPSRASLSPGLLSLTCWRWKAETGGARHLWAPVLPACSQMSAGRFPSRANQANAGRLAVKAQHRENCCNQVPST; this is encoded by the coding sequence ATGGCCCCTCCCGCGTCAAGCCGCGAGCCCAGGTCCGAGCTGAAGCCGCCATTCCCAAGCCCGTCCCCTGCACCAGCGCTCCACGCCGGCCGCGCCGGGGTTCGCGGGAGCGGGTGGCGAGGCCTGCGCGCCCACACCCCGCTCTCCAAGTCGCGCTTCCCGGGGAACAGGGCTCGGCTCCCGGCCCCCTGCAATGTTGAgcccctcccctctctgggcaCTCCGAGCACGGGGCTCCCGGGCCCCTGTGCTTGGGACTCGGCTGCAGGCGCGCATGGTATCGGCGTGACCCCTGCTGCTGGAGGGGCTCTTCAGCCCAGAGACCCCCGCACTGAGCTCGGGGCACAGGGGGCTCTCGCAGGAGGCTCCGGGATCCTGGGCACCCTGAGCGCACTCTCGCTCCCCTCTCGCGCATCCCTAAGCCCAGGGCTCCTTAGTCTGACCTGCTGGCGCTGGAAGGCTGAGACAGGAGGCGCCCGCCACCTGTGGGCGCCAGTGCTCCCTGCTTGTAGCCAAATGTCAGCTGGCCGGTTCCCCTCGCGCGCCAACCAAGCCAATGCTGGCAGGTTGGCAGTGAAAGCCCAGCACAGAGAGAACTGTTGCAACCAGGTGCCTAGCACCTGA